The Buteo buteo chromosome 23, bButBut1.hap1.1, whole genome shotgun sequence genome includes a window with the following:
- the HSPA5 gene encoding endoplasmic reticulum chaperone BiP has translation MKHLLWALLLLLGAARAEEEEKKEDVGTVVGIDLGTTYSCVGVFKNGRVEIIANDQGNRITPSYVAFTPEGERLIGDAAKNQLTSNPENTVFDAKRLIGRTWNDPSVQQDIKYLPFKVVEKKAKPHIQVDVGGGQTKTFAPEEISAMVLTKMKETAEAYLGKKVTHAVVTVPAYFNDAQRQATKDAGTIAGLNVMRIINEPTAAAIAYGLDKREGEKNILVFDLGGGTFDVSLLTIDNGVFEVVATNGDTHLGGEDFDQRVMEHFIKLYKKKTGKDVRKDNRAVQKLRREVEKAKRALSSQHQARIEIESFFEGEDFSETLTRAKFEELNMDLFRSTMKPVQKVLEDSDLKKSDIDEIVLVGGSTRIPKIQQLVKEFFNGKEPSRGINPDEAVAYGAAVQAGVLSGDQDTGDLVLLDVCPLTLGIETVGGVMTKLIPRNTVVPTKKSQIFSTASDNQPTVTIKVYEGERPLTKDNHLLGTFDLTGIPPAPRGVPQIEVTFEIDVNGILRVTAEDKGTGNKNKITITNDQNRLTPEEIERMVNDAEKFAEEDKKLKERIDARNELESYAYSLKNQIGDKEKLGGKLSSEDKETIEKAVEEKIEWLESHQDADIEDFKAKKKELEEVVQPIVSKLYGSAGPPPGEEEAAEKDEL, from the exons ATGAAGCACCTCCTGTgggcgctgctgctgctgctgggcgcggcgcgggcggaggaagaggagaagaaggaggacgTGGGCACGGTGGTGGGCATCGACCTCGGTACAACCTACTCCTG cgTGGGCGTTTTCAAGAATGGCCGCGTGGAAATCATCGCCAATGACCAGGGGAACCGCATCACGCCGTCCTACGTGGCGTTCACGCCCGAGGGGGAACGCTTGATCGGGGATGCTGCCAAGAACCAACTTACATCCAACCCCGAGAACACCGTGTTTGATGCTAAGCGGCTGATTGGCCGCACCTGGAACGACCCTTCTGTGCAGCAGGACATCAAGTACCTGCCGTTCAAG GTTGTTGAAAAGAAAGCCAAGCCCCATATTCAAGTTGATGTTGGAGGTGGACAGACAAAAACATTTGCTCCTGAAGAAATTTCTGCTATGGTCCTGACAAAGATGAAGGAAACTGCTGAGGCTTACTTGGGAAAGAAA GTTACCCATGCTGTTGTTACTGTGCCAGCCTATTTCAATGATGCTCAGCGTCAGGCTACGAAAGATGCTGGTACTATTGCTGGGCTGAATGTGATGCGAATCATCAATGAGCC AACGGCTGCTGCCATTGCTTATGGATTGGACAAGAGAGAGGGTGAGAAGAACATCCTCGTGTTTGACTTGGGTGGTGGAACTTTTGATGTCTCCCTCCTCACAATTGACAATGGAGTCTTTGAAGTTGTGGCTACTAATGGTGACACTCACCTGGGTGGAGAAGACTTTGACCAACGTGTTATGGAACACTTTATCAAACTCTAcaagaagaaaactggaaaagatgTCAGGAAGGATAACAGAGCTGTGCAGAAGTTAAGACGGGAAGTGGAGAAAGCAAAGCGAGCCTTGTCATCTCAGCACCAGGCTAGAATTGAAATAGAATCCTTCTTTGAAGGAGAGGATTTCTCAGAGACACTTACTCGAGCCAAGTTTGAGGAGCTGAACATG GACCTGTTCCGTTCTACTATGAAACCTGTTCAGAAAGTTCTGGAAGATTCTGACCTAAAGAAGTCTGACATTGATGAGATTGTTCTTGTTGGTGGCTCTACTCGCATCCCCAAAATACAGCAACTAGTTAAAGAGTTCTTCAATGGGAAAGAGCCATCTCGTGGCATTAATCCAGATGAGGCTGTAGCCTATGGTGCAGCTGTCCAGGCTGGTGTTCTCTCTGGGGACCAAGATACAG GTGACTTGGTACTGCTTGATGTCTGTCCTCTGACGCTTGGCATTGAGACTGTTGGAGGTGTAATGACTAAACTGATTCCAAGAAATACTGTTGTTCCCACAAAGAAGTCTCAGATCTTCTCCACAGCTTCTGACAATCAGCCAACTGTGACAATCAAGGTCTATGAAG GTGAGCGTCCCCTCACCAAGGATAATCATCTTCTGGGAACGTTTGATCTCACTGGAATCCCTCCTGCTCCTCGTGGTGTCCCCCAGATTGAAGTCACCTTTGAAATAGATGTGAACGGAATCCTCCGTGTCACAGCTGAAGACAAGGGCACTGGGAACAAAAACAAGATCACGATTACAAATGATCAGAATCGGCTGACACCAGAAGAGATTGAGAGGATGGTTAATGATGCTGAGAAGTTTGCAGAGGAAGACAAGAAGCTTAAGGAACGCATTGATGCCCGGAATGAGCTGGAAAGCTATGCCTATTCTCTGAAGAATCAGATTGGGGACAAAGAGAAGCTGGGTGGTAAGCTGTCATCTGAAGACAAAGAAACAATAGAGAAAGCAGTTGAGGAAAAGATTGAGTGGCTCGAAAGCCATCAAGATGCAGACATTGAAGACTTCAAAGCGAAaaagaaggagctggaggaagtTGTTCAGCCAATTGTTAGCAAGCTCTATGGAAGTGCAGGCCCTCCCCCTGGtgaagaggaagcagcagagaaggacGAGTTGTAG